The genomic DNA GTCAAGCACGCCGTCGACGCACTCGTCGATGTCTGCCGCCGCGCCATCGCAGGGCACCAGCCCGCATAACCAGAGAAAGCCGCGAACCACGTGAGGATCGAAGCAGCCAACCTGGAAGCATCCCGCCCGCTCGTGCTGGCGGTCGATGACTCCATCGACGTGCTGCGTCTCCTCAAGGCCAGACTCCGCCACGAGACCCTCGACTTCGAGACCGCAAGCACCGGCACCGAAGGCCTCGAGATGGCCAAACGCCTCAATCCGGCCCTCATCCTCCTCGACATCGAACTCCCCGACATCGACGGCTTCGAGATCCTCCGCCAACTCAAGGAACGCCCCGAGACCGTCCAGACACCCGTCATCATGCTCTCAGGGCTCTCGAGCGCACACGACAAAGTCACCGCCTTCGACCTCGGCGCAGTCGACTACGTCACAAAGCCCTTCGACATCGCAGAACTCCGAGTCCGGATCCGTGCCGCAATCCGCACCCATCTCCTCCTCCAGATGCTCGCGCAGCGCGCACAGATCGACGGCCTTACCGGGCTCTGGAACCGCGCATACTTCGACCGACGGCTCAGCGAAGAACTCGCACGCTGCGCCCGCCACGAACGCCCCGTCTCACTCGCCATCTTCGATATCGATCGATTCAAACTCATCAACGACACCTACGGTCACCCCGCAGGCGACGCGGTCCTCACCGGATTCTCCAGTCTCCTCAGACGCGAAATCCGCGAGACCGACATCCCCTGCCGATACGGCGGCGAAGAGTTCGCACTCATCATGCCCGACACCTGCCCCGAAGACGCACTCGCCGTCTGCGAGCGAATCCGCACAACCCTCGAGCAGGTCGCCTGGCCTAGACACCCCGACCACGCCGTCACCGTCTCCACCGGCATCGCCGGCTCAAACCGCTGCGGCTTCCACACCGAGGGCGCCTGGCTCGAAACAGCCGATCGAAACCTCTACGCCGCGAAGACAGGCGGCCGAAACAGAACCATCTCGTCAACCATGGAAGCTGCCGGTCGCTCGCTCCCGAAAGCCGGCTGACCCCGCCAACTCAGAACGGGAAAATCAGCCCCCCGTACACCATCGGCGCGTCCCGGTCCGGGTTCTCATCGTCACCGAAGATCCGCGCGTTCGAGATGTGGTGCCATCTCGCTCCAACCTGCAAACGCAGCCCGCGATCATTCAGACGACGCGTCACCCCCGCACCCGCCTGAGGAAGAAAATTAAATCCCGTGCCTCCATCCGGCACATCCCCGCTCGCGCCGAGCAGACCGATCCCCGCATCAAGATACACCGTCCACGGATCCTTCCGATAGAAGTGCCACCGGAAGATCGTCGACACACTCGCACCGATCTGGTCGTCCCCTTCCTGCGCGAAGTACCACCCCGCAAGCTCGAACGACAACTCAACCCCATCGCCCAGAAAGTAACTGAACGCCCCGCGCAGCGGCACATCCGTCGAACCGTCAAAGTCGTACGCCACGCCCGCGCCGAGCGTCCACCACTTCGACTCGGCAGACGCATACTCCGGCACACTCCGCGCCGCCGCCCCCTCAACGCTCTCGCTCGGCTGGAACGTCAGTCGCCCCCCGGAGAGCGCGCCATCCTCAGCGTGCGCCACCCCGAAGCATGCAACAGGCAGCAGCCACGCCGCAACCCGCAACCCGAGCAACCGCCGCCGAACATGCATATTCATCTCATCATTCATGGGACGTAGAGTAGCGAGCGTCACCCCGACCACGCCACCCTCCGCCGCACTTCCGGAGCACGCCATGTCAGATCAACCAGATCCATCGCGGCTCACACGCCTCGAAGAATCGCTCGCCTACGCCGACCGGGCCGCCGAAGAGGCCGGACGACAGATCCTCGACCTCTACCGGCGGCTCGACGCACTCTCCAGACGCCTCGAAGCGATCGAGAAACGCCTCGAAGAAGACACGCGGCAACCAGAACCGGGCACACCCCGTCGAATCACCGACGAAGAACTCCGCGCAAACAAACCCCCGCACTCCGCCTGAAGGCGCGGCCGCAAGCCACTCCCCTCCGCCATCGCCTACTGCCTACTCCCCCGCCCCCAGCAATGACATCCCCGTCATCTCCACAGGTTTCTCCAGCCCCATCATCGCGAGTGCAGTCGGCACAATATCCGCCAAACGTCCGCGGCTCGCCCGCGCCGCCACATCTCCCCAATTCTCCACCCGGTTGTCCCCGCGCAGCGTCCTCCCTCGAAAGGCCTCACCCACAACCACTAGCGGCACGTCATACGTCGTGTGCGCCGTGTGCGGCGCGTTCGAAGCCGGGTCCCACATCTGCTCGCAGTTCCCGTGGTCCGCCGTCACAATCGCAGAGCCGCCCCGCGCCAGCGTCGCCTCAAGAATCCGACCCACGCACGCGTCCACGACCTCGCACGCCTTGATCGCCGCCTCCAGATTTCCTGTGTGCCCGACCATGTCGCCGTTGGCAAAGTTCACGACGATCAACGACTCGCAATCCCGCGCCGCCAGACGCCCCAGCACCGCCTCGCAGATCTCGTTCGCCGCCATCTCCGGCCTCAGGTCATACGTTGCCACCTTCGGGCTCTGCGGGTTCTCGCGCCGCTCCCCCTCGAACGGCGGATCACGATAATCGTTGAAAAAGAACGTTACGTGCGGGTACTTCTCCGTCTCCGCGCAACGGAACTGCGTCAGACCAAGCTTCGACACATACTCCCCGCCGATGTTCACCATCTTCGGCGGCTTCGGGAACGCAACCCGCACCAGCCCCGCCAACTCCTCCCAATACGCCGTCATCGTCACATAGTGCAGGTCGAGCTTCTTCCCGCGCTCGAACCCGTGCCTGCCCGAATCCGGCGACGGCTTCACCTTTGCCCATCTGTCATCCGGGAAGACGAACGCCGCCGAGATCTCGCGCGGGCGATCTCCCCGGTAGTTGTAGAAAATCACGCTGTCCCCGTCAGAGATCCGCGTCGCACGTGCGTCCGCATCATCTCTCGCGATCACAGTGGGGGGGATGTATTCATCCCCCTTCAGGTTCTCACCCGCCGGCGCGTCGTAGTACGCCTTGATCGCCTCACCAGCACTCACGGATTGTGCGCACACGCCCCGCCCCGTCAGACACTCATACGCCCGCTGCACCCGCTCCCACCGATTGTCACGGTCCATCGCGTAGTACCGACCGATCACCGACACCACACGCCCGATACCGATCTCCACGCACGCCCGTTCGACCGCCGCGGCGTACTCCAGCCCGCTGTACGGTCCCGTGTCACGCCCATCCGTGAACAGATGGATGAACACGCGGTCCCCCGGCATCCCCAGTTGCTTGCACGCCTTCAGCCCGGCAAACAGATGTTCCAGCAGCCCGTGAACCCCCGCGTCCGAGTTGATCCCCATGAAATGGACCGCTCGCCCCTTCTCCTTCGCCTCCGCAATCGCCTCAGCAACAACCGCGTTCTTCTCCAGCCCTGCGCGGCACGCCTTCGTGATCGCCACCGACTCCTGGTCAACAACCCGACCCGCCCCGATGTTCTGATGCCCGACCTCCGAGTTCCCCATCGTCTCCGCCGGCAGCCCGACATCCTCCCCGCTCGTCTTGATCAGCGTCCACGGCCACTCCGCACGCAACCGATCATCCACCGGCGTCTTCGCCAGCTTCACCGCGTTGAACGCGTCGTGCTCCCGGTTCGGGTTCTCGCCCCACCCGTCACGGATGATCAACACCAGCGGCACGTTCTTCATGCACACAACCCCTCTCATCCTCATCGAACCGCGTGCGTCAGCGAGCGGATTTGACTCCGTGACTTCGTGACTTCGTGACTTCTTGACTTCGTGACTTCGTGACTTCTTGACTCCGTCACTCCGTCACTTCCTCACGCAATCATCGCCAGAATCTCACCAAAGTTCATCGCATCCTTCGGCTCGCGGCTCTGGCTGAACTTCACCTTGCCCATCCCATCCGCCGACTGACCGATCACCACCGTTCCCCGGTGCGTCGTGTTCATGTCGGCCCATGAAAGGCCATACGCCTTGCACACCTGCCGGTGCTGATCCGACAGCAGCGTGTGCTTGTACCCCTCGGCCGCAGCCCACGCGCCCAGAACGAACGTCGAGTCGCACGAGACCCCGACCACCTGCGCCCCCTTCGCCGTCCACGTCGCCAACTCCTTCGACACGCAATGCATCTCCGTCCCGCACACGCCCGTGTAGGCAAACGGGAAGAAGCACAGCACCACATCCCCCTTCTTCACCGCGTCCGAAAGGCGCCACTCCGCCCGCGTCGGCGTCAGCAGCGTGAAGTCCGGGGCCGTCTCGCCCACACCGATCAGGCCCGCGCGGGGCGTCAGATTCTCACTCGCCATGTCGTGTTCCTCAGGAATCAACCTCCCGCTCGGGACTCGCCGCATCGACGGATGCCAAGTCCCGGTCGGAAGTAGGGGCTTATCCTAGAGCGTCGATCTCGGGTGGCCACGCCGGTGGAACCGGCTCACCCGACCAGACACACGCGCCGAGAGCGCAGCATCGAGCACGGAGGCGGAACACCCATGATCGATCTCGACCTTGTTGCCCTCGACGAGCGATACGCGGCCGTTCGCGAGCGAGTCGCCGCCGCCGCCGCCCGCTCCGGACGCCGCGCCGACGACATCATCCTCGTCGCCGTGACCAAGTTCGCCGAGCCGGACCAGATCCGACGCCTCATCGAACTCGGCCATCGTGACTTCGGCGAGAACCGCGTCCAGAACCTCCTCCAACGCGCCGCCATGGTCGAAGAGCACCTCGCCCGCCTCCGCGTGCTCCCCCAGACCCTCGGCCGCGTCAGCAGCAACGCTGGACGCTCCCTCATCGAACTCGACAAGGCCGCGCCCGCCATCGGCGCAGGCGGCAAAGAGCCCGTCCGCTGGCACATGATCGGCCACCTCCAACGCAACAAGGCCCGCAAGGCCTGCGAGGTCTCACGCCTCATCCACTCCGTCGATTCCCTCCGACTCGCCGAAGAACTCCAGACCATCGCCCTCCGCCGCGACAAGCCCCTCGACATCCTCGTCGAG from Phycisphaeraceae bacterium includes the following:
- a CDS encoding YggS family pyridoxal phosphate-dependent enzyme, which encodes MIDLDLVALDERYAAVRERVAAAAARSGRRADDIILVAVTKFAEPDQIRRLIELGHRDFGENRVQNLLQRAAMVEEHLARLRVLPQTLGRVSSNAGRSLIELDKAAPAIGAGGKEPVRWHMIGHLQRNKARKACEVSRLIHSVDSLRLAEELQTIALRRDKPLDILVEVNCSGEASKHGCPVPAAGPLAEQIDTMINVRVRGLMTMAAPDVPESEIRATFARCHELFDEIRRSGISEGSFNLLSMGMSGDYEIAIEEGANIVRVGSAIFGEHPADTDADEDDAPADDLD
- a CDS encoding acyloxyacyl hydrolase, with the protein product MNDEMNMHVRRRLLGLRVAAWLLPVACFGVAHAEDGALSGGRLTFQPSESVEGAAARSVPEYASAESKWWTLGAGVAYDFDGSTDVPLRGAFSYFLGDGVELSFELAGWYFAQEGDDQIGASVSTIFRWHFYRKDPWTVYLDAGIGLLGASGDVPDGGTGFNFLPQAGAGVTRRLNDRGLRLQVGARWHHISNARIFGDDENPDRDAPMVYGGLIFPF
- the gpmI gene encoding 2,3-bisphosphoglycerate-independent phosphoglycerate mutase: MKNVPLVLIIRDGWGENPNREHDAFNAVKLAKTPVDDRLRAEWPWTLIKTSGEDVGLPAETMGNSEVGHQNIGAGRVVDQESVAITKACRAGLEKNAVVAEAIAEAKEKGRAVHFMGINSDAGVHGLLEHLFAGLKACKQLGMPGDRVFIHLFTDGRDTGPYSGLEYAAAVERACVEIGIGRVVSVIGRYYAMDRDNRWERVQRAYECLTGRGVCAQSVSAGEAIKAYYDAPAGENLKGDEYIPPTVIARDDADARATRISDGDSVIFYNYRGDRPREISAAFVFPDDRWAKVKPSPDSGRHGFERGKKLDLHYVTMTAYWEELAGLVRVAFPKPPKMVNIGGEYVSKLGLTQFRCAETEKYPHVTFFFNDYRDPPFEGERRENPQSPKVATYDLRPEMAANEICEAVLGRLAARDCESLIVVNFANGDMVGHTGNLEAAIKACEVVDACVGRILEATLARGGSAIVTADHGNCEQMWDPASNAPHTAHTTYDVPLVVVGEAFRGRTLRGDNRVENWGDVAARASRGRLADIVPTALAMMGLEKPVEMTGMSLLGAGE
- a CDS encoding redoxin domain-containing protein, with amino-acid sequence MASENLTPRAGLIGVGETAPDFTLLTPTRAEWRLSDAVKKGDVVLCFFPFAYTGVCGTEMHCVSKELATWTAKGAQVVGVSCDSTFVLGAWAAAEGYKHTLLSDQHRQVCKAYGLSWADMNTTHRGTVVIGQSADGMGKVKFSQSREPKDAMNFGEILAMIA
- a CDS encoding diguanylate cyclase, yielding MRIEAANLEASRPLVLAVDDSIDVLRLLKARLRHETLDFETASTGTEGLEMAKRLNPALILLDIELPDIDGFEILRQLKERPETVQTPVIMLSGLSSAHDKVTAFDLGAVDYVTKPFDIAELRVRIRAAIRTHLLLQMLAQRAQIDGLTGLWNRAYFDRRLSEELARCARHERPVSLAIFDIDRFKLINDTYGHPAGDAVLTGFSSLLRREIRETDIPCRYGGEEFALIMPDTCPEDALAVCERIRTTLEQVAWPRHPDHAVTVSTGIAGSNRCGFHTEGAWLETADRNLYAAKTGGRNRTISSTMEAAGRSLPKAG
- a CDS encoding SlyX family protein, with protein sequence MSDQPDPSRLTRLEESLAYADRAAEEAGRQILDLYRRLDALSRRLEAIEKRLEEDTRQPEPGTPRRITDEELRANKPPHSA